A single genomic interval of Oncorhynchus mykiss isolate Arlee chromosome 13, USDA_OmykA_1.1, whole genome shotgun sequence harbors:
- the LOC110485137 gene encoding CD209 antigen-like protein 2 has protein sequence MEMSEDIVYANEDVRGKQSVSGDHFYNRGDNIYEDIYETPDTIKFNDFRNKTEDVTPRSRPGAKLSESEQPKKRPLRAAAVCLGLLSVLLLAGIIGLYLYYDRVYNNLTEDRDQLQTSYNNLIAERDQLQTSYNNLIAERDQLQTSYNNLTEERDQLQTSYNNLTEERDQLPRERDMLVWRAEGNGCPGGWRKFDSSCYFLSIVSKTWKESRRDCLNRGGDLVIIQSREEQDYIKTFMVMSWIGLTDEDREGLWTWVDNTQLTTAEYWHPGEPNGGREENCGMIWMNYDAWNDASCSAALPWICEKYAYR, from the exons ATGGAGATGTCTGAGGACATTGTTTATGCCAATGAAGACGTTAGAGGAAAACAAAGTGTTTCAGGGGACCATTTTTATAATAGAGGAGACAACATCTATGAAGACATTTATGAAACTCCAGACACCATCAAGTTTAATGACTTCAGAAACAAGACTGAGGATGTTACCCCAAGGAGCAGACCAGGAGCTAAACTCTCAG AGTCTGAGCAACCAAAGAAGAGACCTTTAAGAGCTGCagcagtgtgtctggggctgtTGAGCgttctcctactggctgggatcataggACTGTACCTCTACT atgacagagtatataacaacTTGACTGAAGACAgggaccagctacagaccagttacaacaatctgattgcagagagagaccagttacagactAGCTACAACAATCTGATtgcagagagagaccagttacagaccagttacaacaatctgactgaggagagggaccagttacagaccagttacaacaatctgactgaggagagagaccagttaccgagggagagagacatgttggTTTGGAGAGCTG AGGGAAACGGTTGTCCTGGTGGGTGGAGGAAGTTTGACAGCAGCTGTTACTTCCTCTCCATCGTGTCTAAAACCTGGAAGGAGAGCAGACGGGACTGTCTGAATAGAGGAGGAGACCTGGTCATCATCCAAAGCAGAGAGGAACAG GACTACATAAAAACGTTTATGGTGATGTcctggattggtctgactgatGAAGATAGAGAGGGTCTCTGGACGTGGGTGGACAACACACAGCTAACTACAGCAGA GTACTGGCATCCCGGTGAACCGAAtggtggaagagaggagaactGTGGAATGATTTGGATGAATTATGATGCCTGGAATGACGCCTCGTGCTCTGCAGCGCTCCCCTGGATATGTGAGAAATATGCATATCGTTAG